A single window of Arvicola amphibius chromosome 15, mArvAmp1.2, whole genome shotgun sequence DNA harbors:
- the Cdh16 gene encoding cadherin-16 isoform X2 — MISACLWLFCLAVIQAFTTEAQPAELHAEVPENYGGNFPFYIIKLPLPLERAEGQIVLSGGSSTDAQDPFAVDPESGFLVATKALDREEKAEYQLQVTLESKDGHILWGPQPVTVHVKDENDQVPQFSQAIYRARLSQGTRPGSASLDRVLEGPYHLLVQVKDMGDQASGHQAIATVEISIVQSTWVPLEPVHLAENLQVAYPHNIAQVHWNGGDVHYQLQSQPPGPFNMDAEGRIHVTAELDREAQAEYLLQIQAQNSRGEDFAEPLELPVVVTDKNDNTPVCSPHDPAISIPELSPPGTEVITLSAEDMDAPGSPNSHVVYRLLSPEPEEGAEEKTFKLDSTTGRVTLGTAPLHPGQNILLQVLAVDLAGSEGGLSSTCEVAVTITDINNHAPEFITSQIGPVSLPEDVKPGVLVATLTATDADLEPAFRLMDFAIEEGDPKGIFDLAWEPDSDHVQLRLRKNLSYEAAPHHKVVVVVRNVEELVGPDPGPGATATVTVLVERVIPPLKLDQESYETSIPVSTPAGSLLLTIHPSEPTSRALRFSLVNDSEGWLCIKEGSGEVHTARSLRGAKPGDTYTVLVEAQDTDEPGLSTSTTIVVHFLKASPVPRLTVAPGPSRHLCTPRQDYGVVVSGASEDPDLANRHGPYSFALGPNPTVQRDWRLQPFNDSHAYLTLALHWVEPGEYMVPVVVHHDAQMWQLQVQVFVCRCNLDGQCMRKVGRMKGMPTKLSAVGVLLGTLAAIGFILMLVFTHLALARKKDLGQPADSVPLKAAV; from the exons ATgatctctgcctgcctgtggctGTTTTGCCTTGCTGTTATTCAG GCTTTCACCACCGAGGCCCAGCCTGCAGAGCTGCATGCAGAAGTCCCTGAAAACTACGGTGGAAACTTCCCCTTCTACATAATCAAG CTACCGCTACCCCTCGAGAGGGCTGAAGGCCAGATTGTCCTATCAGGTGGCTCAAGCACAGATGCTCAAGACCCCTTTGCTGTGGATCCTGAGTCTGGCTTTCTGGTGGCAACAAAGGCCCTGGACAGGGAGGAAAAGGCCGAGTACCAACTACAG GTCACCTTGGAGTCTAAGGATGGACATATCTTGTGGGGTCCACAGCCCGTGACTGTGCATGTGAAAGATGAGAATGACCAGGTACCCCAATTCTCCCAAGCCATCTACAGAGCTCGGCTAAGCCAGGGCACCAGGCCTG GAAGCGCCAGCCTAGACCGTGTCCTCGAAGGGCCTTACCACCTGTTGGTACAGGTCAAGGACATGGGTGACCAGGCCTCAGGCCACCAAGCCATCGCCACTGTGGAGATCTCCATAGTACAGAGCACTTGGGTACCTCTAGAGCCTGTTCACCTAGCAGAGAATCTACAGGTTGCATACCCACACAACATTGCCCAG GTCCACTGGAATGGAGGAGATGTACATTATCAACTGCAGAGTCAGCCTCCGGGACCCTTCAACATGGATGCAGAGGGGAGAATCCATGTAACTGCGGAGCTGGACCGAGAGGCCCAGGCTGAG TACCTGCTCCAAATACAAGCTCAGAATTCCCGTGGTGAGGACTTTGCGGAACCCCTGGAGTTGCCGGTGGTGGTGACCGATAAGAATGACAACACCCCTGTCTGCTCCCCGCATGACCCAGCAATCAGCATCCCTGAGCTCAGCCCCCCAG GAACTGAAGTGATTACACTGTCAGCAGAGGACATGGATGCCCCTGGATCACCCAACTCCCACGTTGTATATCGGTTGTTGAGCCCTGAGCCTGAAGAGGGGGCTGAAGAAAAAACCTTCAAGTTAGATTCTACCACAGGCCGAGTAACACTGGGAACTGCCCCACTCCACCCAGGCCAGAACATCCTGCTTCAGGTGCTGGCTGTTGACTTAGCAGGATCAGAGGGTG GTCTCAGCAGCACATGTGAGGTGGCGGTCACAATCACCGACATCAACAACCATGCCCCTGAGTTCATCACTTCCCAG ATTGGACCTGTAAGTCTCCCTGAAGATGTGAAGCCGGGGGTTCTGGTGGCCACGCTTACGGCCACTGATGCTGACCTTGAGCCTGCCTTCCGCCTTATGGACTTTGCCATTGAAGAAGGAGACCCGAAAGGGATCTTTGACCTGGCTTGGGAGCCAGACTCTGATCATGTCCAGCTTAGACTCCGAAAG AACCTCAGCTATGAGGCAGCTCCTCATCACAAGGTGGTAGTAGTAGTGCGGAACGTGGAGGAACTGGTGGGCCCAGACCCAGGCCCTGGAGCCACAGCCACAGTGACTGTATTGGTGGAAAGGGTGATACCGCCCCTCAAGCTGGACCAGGAGAGCTATGAGACCAGCATCCCAGTGAGCACCCCAGCTGGCTCCCTCCTGCTGACCATTCATCCCTCAGAGCCCACTAGCAGAGCCCTCAG GTTCTCCCTGGTCAATGACTCAGAGGGCTGGCTCTGCATCAAGGAGGGCTCTGGGGAGGTGCACACAGCCCGGTCCCTGCGGGGTGCCAAGCCTGGGGACACCTACACAGTGCTCGTGGAGGCCCAAGACACAG ATGAACCAGGGCTGAGCACTTCTACCACCATCGTGGTCCATTTCCTGAAGGCCTCTCCCGTCCCAAGATTGACTGTAGCCCCTGGGCCCAGCAGACACCTCTGTACACCCCGCCAAGACTACGGTGTGGTTGTCAGTGGGGCCAGTGAGGATCCTGACCTGGCCAATAGGCATGGTCCCTACAGCTTTGCTCTTGGTCCCAACCCCACCGTGCAGCGGGACTGGCGCCTCCAGCCTTTCAATG ATTCCCATGCCTACCTAACCTTGGCCTTGCATTGGGTAGAGCCAGGTGAATACATGGTACCGGTGGTTGTCCACCATGATGCCCAGATGTGGCAACTCCAGGTCCAAG TGTTCGTGTGTCGCTGCAATCTGGACGGCCAATGCATGCGCAAGGTGGGCCGCATGAAGGGCATGCCTACGAAGCTGTCAGCAGTGGGTGTCCTCTTGGGTACCCTGGCAGCCATAG GCTTCATCCTCATGCTTGTCTTCACCCACCTGGCACTGGCAAGGAAGAAGGACCTGGGTCAGCCAGCAGACAGTGTTCCCCTGAAGGCAGCAGTGTGA
- the Cdh16 gene encoding cadherin-16 isoform X1, which yields MISACLWLFCLAVIQAFTTEAQPAELHAEVPENYGGNFPFYIIKLPLPLERAEGQIVLSGGSSTDAQDPFAVDPESGFLVATKALDREEKAEYQLQVTLESKDGHILWGPQPVTVHVKDENDQVPQFSQAIYRARLSQGTRPGIPFLFLAASDGDAPGTANSDLRFHILNQSPVQPFPDMFQLDPRLGALALSPRGSASLDRVLEGPYHLLVQVKDMGDQASGHQAIATVEISIVQSTWVPLEPVHLAENLQVAYPHNIAQVHWNGGDVHYQLQSQPPGPFNMDAEGRIHVTAELDREAQAEYLLQIQAQNSRGEDFAEPLELPVVVTDKNDNTPVCSPHDPAISIPELSPPGTEVITLSAEDMDAPGSPNSHVVYRLLSPEPEEGAEEKTFKLDSTTGRVTLGTAPLHPGQNILLQVLAVDLAGSEGGLSSTCEVAVTITDINNHAPEFITSQIGPVSLPEDVKPGVLVATLTATDADLEPAFRLMDFAIEEGDPKGIFDLAWEPDSDHVQLRLRKNLSYEAAPHHKVVVVVRNVEELVGPDPGPGATATVTVLVERVIPPLKLDQESYETSIPVSTPAGSLLLTIHPSEPTSRALRFSLVNDSEGWLCIKEGSGEVHTARSLRGAKPGDTYTVLVEAQDTDEPGLSTSTTIVVHFLKASPVPRLTVAPGPSRHLCTPRQDYGVVVSGASEDPDLANRHGPYSFALGPNPTVQRDWRLQPFNDSHAYLTLALHWVEPGEYMVPVVVHHDAQMWQLQVQVFVCRCNLDGQCMRKVGRMKGMPTKLSAVGVLLGTLAAIGFILMLVFTHLALARKKDLGQPADSVPLKAAV from the exons ATgatctctgcctgcctgtggctGTTTTGCCTTGCTGTTATTCAG GCTTTCACCACCGAGGCCCAGCCTGCAGAGCTGCATGCAGAAGTCCCTGAAAACTACGGTGGAAACTTCCCCTTCTACATAATCAAG CTACCGCTACCCCTCGAGAGGGCTGAAGGCCAGATTGTCCTATCAGGTGGCTCAAGCACAGATGCTCAAGACCCCTTTGCTGTGGATCCTGAGTCTGGCTTTCTGGTGGCAACAAAGGCCCTGGACAGGGAGGAAAAGGCCGAGTACCAACTACAG GTCACCTTGGAGTCTAAGGATGGACATATCTTGTGGGGTCCACAGCCCGTGACTGTGCATGTGAAAGATGAGAATGACCAGGTACCCCAATTCTCCCAAGCCATCTACAGAGCTCGGCTAAGCCAGGGCACCAGGCCTG ggatcccctttctcttccttgcgGCTTCTGATGGGGATGCACCGGGCACAGCCAACTCAGACCTTCGATTCCACATCCTGAATCAGTCCCCAGTTCAACCTTTCCCAGATATGTTCCAGCTGGACCCTCGACTAGGAGCTCTGGCCCTCAGTCCCAGGG GAAGCGCCAGCCTAGACCGTGTCCTCGAAGGGCCTTACCACCTGTTGGTACAGGTCAAGGACATGGGTGACCAGGCCTCAGGCCACCAAGCCATCGCCACTGTGGAGATCTCCATAGTACAGAGCACTTGGGTACCTCTAGAGCCTGTTCACCTAGCAGAGAATCTACAGGTTGCATACCCACACAACATTGCCCAG GTCCACTGGAATGGAGGAGATGTACATTATCAACTGCAGAGTCAGCCTCCGGGACCCTTCAACATGGATGCAGAGGGGAGAATCCATGTAACTGCGGAGCTGGACCGAGAGGCCCAGGCTGAG TACCTGCTCCAAATACAAGCTCAGAATTCCCGTGGTGAGGACTTTGCGGAACCCCTGGAGTTGCCGGTGGTGGTGACCGATAAGAATGACAACACCCCTGTCTGCTCCCCGCATGACCCAGCAATCAGCATCCCTGAGCTCAGCCCCCCAG GAACTGAAGTGATTACACTGTCAGCAGAGGACATGGATGCCCCTGGATCACCCAACTCCCACGTTGTATATCGGTTGTTGAGCCCTGAGCCTGAAGAGGGGGCTGAAGAAAAAACCTTCAAGTTAGATTCTACCACAGGCCGAGTAACACTGGGAACTGCCCCACTCCACCCAGGCCAGAACATCCTGCTTCAGGTGCTGGCTGTTGACTTAGCAGGATCAGAGGGTG GTCTCAGCAGCACATGTGAGGTGGCGGTCACAATCACCGACATCAACAACCATGCCCCTGAGTTCATCACTTCCCAG ATTGGACCTGTAAGTCTCCCTGAAGATGTGAAGCCGGGGGTTCTGGTGGCCACGCTTACGGCCACTGATGCTGACCTTGAGCCTGCCTTCCGCCTTATGGACTTTGCCATTGAAGAAGGAGACCCGAAAGGGATCTTTGACCTGGCTTGGGAGCCAGACTCTGATCATGTCCAGCTTAGACTCCGAAAG AACCTCAGCTATGAGGCAGCTCCTCATCACAAGGTGGTAGTAGTAGTGCGGAACGTGGAGGAACTGGTGGGCCCAGACCCAGGCCCTGGAGCCACAGCCACAGTGACTGTATTGGTGGAAAGGGTGATACCGCCCCTCAAGCTGGACCAGGAGAGCTATGAGACCAGCATCCCAGTGAGCACCCCAGCTGGCTCCCTCCTGCTGACCATTCATCCCTCAGAGCCCACTAGCAGAGCCCTCAG GTTCTCCCTGGTCAATGACTCAGAGGGCTGGCTCTGCATCAAGGAGGGCTCTGGGGAGGTGCACACAGCCCGGTCCCTGCGGGGTGCCAAGCCTGGGGACACCTACACAGTGCTCGTGGAGGCCCAAGACACAG ATGAACCAGGGCTGAGCACTTCTACCACCATCGTGGTCCATTTCCTGAAGGCCTCTCCCGTCCCAAGATTGACTGTAGCCCCTGGGCCCAGCAGACACCTCTGTACACCCCGCCAAGACTACGGTGTGGTTGTCAGTGGGGCCAGTGAGGATCCTGACCTGGCCAATAGGCATGGTCCCTACAGCTTTGCTCTTGGTCCCAACCCCACCGTGCAGCGGGACTGGCGCCTCCAGCCTTTCAATG ATTCCCATGCCTACCTAACCTTGGCCTTGCATTGGGTAGAGCCAGGTGAATACATGGTACCGGTGGTTGTCCACCATGATGCCCAGATGTGGCAACTCCAGGTCCAAG TGTTCGTGTGTCGCTGCAATCTGGACGGCCAATGCATGCGCAAGGTGGGCCGCATGAAGGGCATGCCTACGAAGCTGTCAGCAGTGGGTGTCCTCTTGGGTACCCTGGCAGCCATAG GCTTCATCCTCATGCTTGTCTTCACCCACCTGGCACTGGCAAGGAAGAAGGACCTGGGTCAGCCAGCAGACAGTGTTCCCCTGAAGGCAGCAGTGTGA